From a region of the Mycolicibacterium sp. MU0050 genome:
- a CDS encoding SOS response-associated peptidase gives MCGRFAVTTDPALLAQKIQALDETAGTQPAGSAPNYNVAPTTTISSVVKRHTEPEDEATRRVRSMRWGLVPPWAKAGPDGNPDTKGPLLINARAETVTESPAFRNSAKNKRCLIPMDGWYEWMPHRGEGKGPKTPFYLHTEDGEQLFAAGLWSTWRPKGAERDVAPLLSCTIITTDSAGALADIHDRMPLTISRADWDRWLDPDAPVDEGLLRGHGDLDRIVVREVSTLVNNVRNNGPELIAAAPPQPEQAELF, from the coding sequence ATGTGTGGACGGTTCGCGGTCACCACCGACCCGGCGCTGCTGGCCCAGAAGATCCAGGCCCTCGACGAGACCGCCGGAACCCAACCGGCGGGTTCGGCGCCGAATTACAACGTGGCACCCACCACGACCATCAGCAGCGTCGTCAAGCGGCACACCGAACCCGAGGACGAGGCGACGCGCCGGGTGCGCTCGATGCGCTGGGGGCTGGTGCCGCCCTGGGCGAAGGCCGGGCCCGACGGCAACCCCGACACCAAGGGGCCGCTGCTGATCAACGCCCGAGCCGAGACGGTCACCGAGTCGCCGGCCTTCCGCAACTCGGCCAAGAACAAGCGCTGCCTGATCCCGATGGACGGCTGGTACGAGTGGATGCCGCACCGCGGCGAGGGCAAGGGCCCCAAGACCCCGTTCTACCTGCACACCGAGGACGGTGAGCAGCTGTTCGCGGCGGGCCTGTGGTCCACCTGGCGCCCCAAGGGCGCGGAGCGGGACGTCGCGCCGCTGCTGAGCTGCACCATCATCACCACCGACTCCGCCGGGGCACTGGCCGACATCCACGACCGGATGCCGCTGACCATCAGCAGAGCGGACTGGGATCGCTGGCTGGACCCAGACGCCCCGGTCGACGAGGGCCTGCTGCGCGGCCACGGTGACCTGGACCGGATCGTCGTGCGCGAGGTGTCCACCCTGGTCAACAACGTGCGCAACAACGGCCCCGAACTCATCGCCGCGGCGCCCCCGCAGCCCGAACAGGCCGAGCTCTTTTGA
- the aroA gene encoding 3-phosphoshikimate 1-carboxyvinyltransferase codes for MPQHSWTAPQTATPVHATVTVPGSKSLTNRTLLLSALAAAQGAGPSTISGALRSRDTDLMIGALRTLGLEVDGEHSELTVSGAVSPAPEARVDCGLAGTVLRFVPALAALGAVPVVFDGDEQARSRPIAPLLAALRTLGVDIDGDAMPFRVIGSGAVAGGAVDIDASASSQFVSGLLLCGPSFTEGVTVRHTGAAVPSAPHVAMTVQMLRQAGVEVDDSTPNRWRVEPGRAGARHWQVEPDLSNAVPFLSAAVVTGGAVRITGWPSPSLQASDTILRVLGLADATVSQTDSHLEVRGAVAYDGFDVDLNEVGELAPAVAAVAALAEVGSVSRLRGIAHLRGHETDRLAALSAEINGLGGRCEETEDGLTITATPLHAGTWRAYADHRMAMAGAIVGLRVPGVEIDDIATTAKTLPEFPELWADMLAGQG; via the coding sequence GTGCCGCAACACAGTTGGACCGCCCCGCAGACGGCCACCCCCGTCCACGCCACCGTCACCGTCCCCGGGTCCAAGTCGCTGACCAACCGCACGCTGCTGCTTTCCGCCCTGGCCGCCGCCCAGGGGGCGGGCCCGTCGACCATCAGCGGCGCGTTGCGCAGCCGGGACACCGATCTGATGATCGGCGCGCTGCGCACGCTGGGCCTCGAGGTCGACGGCGAGCACTCCGAGTTGACGGTGTCCGGCGCGGTCAGCCCGGCCCCGGAGGCCCGGGTGGACTGCGGGCTGGCCGGCACGGTGCTGCGGTTCGTGCCGGCGCTCGCGGCGCTGGGCGCGGTGCCCGTCGTGTTCGACGGCGACGAGCAGGCCCGCAGCCGGCCGATCGCCCCGCTGCTGGCCGCGCTGCGCACGCTGGGGGTCGACATCGACGGCGACGCCATGCCGTTCCGGGTCATCGGGTCCGGCGCGGTCGCCGGCGGGGCGGTCGACATCGACGCGTCGGCCTCCTCGCAGTTCGTCTCCGGCCTGTTGCTGTGCGGCCCGTCGTTCACCGAGGGCGTCACGGTCCGCCACACCGGGGCCGCCGTGCCGTCGGCCCCGCACGTCGCGATGACGGTGCAGATGCTGCGCCAGGCCGGCGTCGAGGTCGACGACTCCACACCCAACCGGTGGCGGGTCGAGCCGGGCCGGGCCGGCGCCCGGCACTGGCAGGTGGAGCCCGACCTGTCCAACGCGGTGCCGTTCCTGTCGGCCGCGGTGGTCACCGGCGGCGCGGTGCGCATCACCGGCTGGCCGTCGCCGAGCCTGCAGGCCTCCGACACCATCCTGCGGGTGCTCGGGTTGGCCGATGCCACTGTGTCGCAGACGGATTCGCATCTGGAAGTGCGCGGCGCGGTGGCCTACGACGGATTCGACGTGGACCTCAACGAGGTGGGCGAATTGGCCCCGGCGGTCGCGGCGGTGGCCGCCCTGGCCGAGGTCGGCTCCGTCTCGCGGCTGCGCGGGATCGCGCACCTGCGCGGCCACGAGACCGACCGACTGGCGGCACTCAGCGCCGAGATCAACGGCCTGGGCGGGCGGTGCGAGGAGACCGAGGACGGCCTGACCATCACCGCGACCCCGCTGCACGCCGGCACCTGGCGCGCCTACGCGGATCATCGAATGGCTATGGCCGGCGCCATCGTCGGGCTGCGGGTGCCGGGCGTGGAGATCGACGACATCGCGACCACCGCCAAGACCCTGCCCGAGTTCCCCGAACTGTGGGCCGACATGCTGGCGGGCCAGGGGTAG
- the rsgA gene encoding ribosome small subunit-dependent GTPase A yields the protein MAGRVHHYDESDVRIRPGKGSRPRTKNRPDHADAESAMVVTVDRGRWGCVLGGDPRRPVTAMRARELGRTPIVVGDDVDVVGDLSGRPDTLARIVRRRERRTVLRRTADDTDPTERVVVANADQLLIVVALADPPPRAGLVQRALIAAYAGGLRPILCLTKSDLAPAEPFAAQFADLDLTVLTAGRDDPLDTVEPILAGKLTVLLGHSGVGKSTLVNRIVPEADRAIGEVSGVGRGKHTSTQSVALPLAGGGWVIDTPGIRSFGLAHIETDDVLLAFSDLAEAIGDCPRGCGHMGPPADPECALDELSGPAAGRVSAARNLLRALREGAEN from the coding sequence ATGGCGGGACGGGTGCATCACTACGACGAGTCCGACGTCCGGATCCGCCCGGGCAAGGGTTCGCGACCGCGCACCAAGAACCGTCCCGATCATGCCGACGCGGAGTCGGCGATGGTGGTCACGGTCGACCGGGGCCGCTGGGGCTGCGTGCTCGGCGGCGATCCGCGGCGCCCGGTGACGGCCATGCGGGCGCGGGAACTGGGCCGAACCCCGATCGTGGTGGGCGACGATGTCGATGTGGTGGGCGACCTGTCCGGCCGGCCCGACACGCTGGCGCGCATCGTCCGGCGCCGGGAGCGCCGAACTGTGTTGCGGCGCACGGCCGATGACACCGACCCCACCGAACGCGTGGTGGTGGCCAACGCCGATCAGCTGCTCATCGTGGTCGCCCTGGCTGATCCCCCGCCGCGGGCCGGGCTGGTGCAGCGCGCGCTGATCGCCGCCTACGCCGGGGGGCTGCGGCCGATCCTGTGCCTGACCAAGTCCGATCTGGCCCCGGCCGAGCCGTTCGCGGCGCAGTTCGCCGATCTGGATCTCACCGTGCTCACCGCCGGCCGCGACGACCCGCTGGATACCGTGGAGCCGATCCTGGCCGGGAAGCTGACCGTCCTGCTCGGACATTCCGGGGTGGGCAAGTCCACCCTGGTGAATCGCATTGTGCCCGAAGCCGATCGGGCCATCGGCGAGGTCTCCGGGGTGGGCCGGGGCAAGCACACGTCCACCCAGTCGGTGGCGCTGCCGCTGGCCGGCGGCGGCTGGGTGATCGACACTCCCGGCATCCGCTCGTTCGGGCTGGCGCACATCGAAACCGACGACGTGCTGCTGGCCTTCTCCGACCTCGCCGAGGCCATCGGCGACTGTCCGCGCGGATGCGGCCACATGGGCCCGCCCGCCGACCCGGAGTGCGCGCTCGACGAACTATCCGGACCCGCGGCGGGCCGGGTGTCGGCGGCGCGCAACCTACTTCGCGCGCTGCGCGAGGGCGCCGAGAACTAG
- a CDS encoding fatty acid desaturase: MAITDIPAFTHLTEADIESLAVELDAIRQDIEDSRGERDARYIRRTIATQRGLEVAGRLLLAGSSKRSFWWAGTVTLGVAKIIENMEIGHNVMHGQWDWMNDPEIHSSSWEWDMTGASKHWRFTHNFMHHKYTNILGMDDDVGFGLIRVTRDQKWTPSNLFNLVYNTLLAALFEWGVGLQHLEIGKIFKGRDDRAATLQRMREFGVKTSQQLVKDYVAFPALTALSPAATFKSTAKANAVANIIRNVWANAVIFCGHFPDGAEKFTKTDMVGESQGHWYLRQMLGSANFEGGPLLRFMSGNLCHQIEHHLYPDLPSNRLHEISIRVREVCDKYDLPYTTGSFLVQYGKTWRTIAKLSLPDRFLRDTAHDAPETRSEWMFADLEPDFATTDHRTGRKRGLKSAIERVRAARKARRDRRIEVERTDRAA, from the coding sequence ATGGCAATTACAGACATTCCAGCGTTCACGCACCTGACCGAGGCCGACATCGAGAGTCTGGCGGTCGAGCTGGACGCGATCCGGCAGGACATCGAAGACTCCCGTGGCGAACGCGATGCGCGGTACATCCGCCGCACCATCGCCACGCAGCGCGGACTCGAGGTGGCCGGTCGACTGCTGTTGGCGGGTAGCTCCAAGCGTTCGTTCTGGTGGGCCGGGACCGTCACGCTGGGCGTGGCCAAGATCATCGAGAACATGGAGATCGGCCACAACGTCATGCACGGTCAATGGGATTGGATGAACGATCCCGAGATCCACTCCTCGAGCTGGGAGTGGGACATGACCGGTGCGTCCAAGCACTGGCGCTTCACCCACAACTTCATGCACCACAAGTACACCAACATCCTGGGCATGGACGACGACGTGGGCTTCGGGTTGATCCGGGTGACCCGCGATCAGAAGTGGACCCCGAGCAACCTGTTCAACCTGGTGTACAACACCTTGTTGGCGGCGCTGTTCGAGTGGGGCGTCGGTCTGCAGCACCTCGAGATCGGCAAGATCTTCAAGGGCCGCGACGACCGCGCCGCCACGTTGCAGCGGATGCGCGAATTCGGCGTCAAGACCAGCCAGCAGTTGGTCAAGGACTACGTGGCGTTCCCCGCCCTGACCGCGCTGTCCCCGGCGGCGACCTTCAAGTCCACGGCCAAGGCCAACGCGGTGGCCAACATCATCCGCAACGTCTGGGCCAACGCGGTGATCTTCTGTGGCCACTTCCCTGACGGCGCAGAGAAATTCACCAAGACCGACATGGTGGGCGAGTCCCAGGGGCACTGGTACCTGCGGCAGATGCTGGGCAGTGCCAACTTCGAGGGCGGCCCGCTGCTGCGCTTCATGAGCGGAAACCTCTGCCATCAGATCGAGCATCACCTGTATCCGGATCTGCCCAGCAACCGGCTGCACGAGATCTCGATCCGGGTGCGCGAGGTGTGCGACAAGTACGACCTGCCCTACACCACCGGGTCGTTTCTGGTGCAGTACGGCAAGACCTGGCGCACCATCGCCAAGCTGTCGCTGCCGGACCGGTTCCTGCGCGACACCGCCCACGACGCGCCGGAGACCCGCAGCGAGTGGATGTTCGCCGACCTCGAACCCGATTTCGCGACCACCGATCATCGCACCGGTCGCAAGCGGGGGCTCAAGAGCGCGATCGAACGGGTGCGGGCGGCTCGAAAGGCCCGCCGCGACAGGCGCATCGAGGTCGAACGGACCGACCGCGCGGCGTGA
- a CDS encoding ferredoxin reductase — MAKNYIKVNAKVGDTVRPKVAGADRHPGWQALRNLVGRITTPLLPDDYLHLANPLWSARELRGRILEVRRETEDSATLVIKPGWGFSFDYQPGQYIGIGVLMDGRWRWRSYSLTSAPVAGSQTITITVKAMPEGFLSSHLVGGVAPGTIVRLAAPQGNFVMPDPAPAKVLFLTAGSGITPVMSMLRTLARRNQIFDIVHLHSAPTEADVMFAGELAALAETHPGYRLRVRATRTEGRLDLSNLDAEVADWRERQTWACGPEAMLGDAERLWSGGGLDAALHLERFAVSRAAPHGAGGAVTFERSGKTVVADAATSLMDAGEQAGVQMPFGCRMGICQTCVVGLVDGHVRDLRTGVEHEPGTRVQTCVSAASGDCVLDI; from the coding sequence ATGGCCAAGAACTACATCAAGGTCAATGCCAAGGTGGGTGACACCGTCCGGCCCAAGGTGGCCGGCGCCGACCGGCATCCGGGCTGGCAGGCGCTGCGCAATCTGGTCGGTCGGATCACCACGCCGTTGCTGCCGGACGACTATCTGCATCTGGCCAACCCGCTGTGGTCGGCCCGCGAACTGCGGGGCCGGATCCTGGAGGTGCGCCGCGAGACCGAAGACTCGGCCACCCTGGTGATCAAGCCGGGCTGGGGTTTTTCCTTCGACTATCAGCCGGGGCAGTACATCGGCATAGGTGTGCTGATGGACGGCCGCTGGCGCTGGCGGTCCTACTCGCTGACCTCGGCGCCGGTGGCCGGATCGCAGACCATCACGATCACGGTCAAGGCCATGCCGGAGGGATTCCTGTCGAGCCATCTGGTGGGCGGCGTGGCGCCGGGCACCATCGTGCGACTGGCCGCGCCGCAGGGCAACTTCGTGATGCCCGATCCCGCGCCCGCGAAAGTGCTGTTCCTGACCGCAGGTTCGGGCATCACCCCGGTGATGTCGATGCTGCGCACCCTGGCGCGGCGCAACCAGATCTTCGATATCGTGCACCTGCATTCGGCGCCCACCGAGGCCGACGTGATGTTCGCCGGCGAGTTGGCGGCACTGGCCGAGACCCACCCCGGTTATCGGTTGCGGGTGCGGGCCACCCGCACCGAGGGCCGCCTCGACCTGTCCAACCTGGACGCCGAGGTCGCCGACTGGCGCGAGCGGCAGACCTGGGCCTGCGGGCCGGAGGCCATGCTCGGCGACGCCGAACGGCTGTGGTCGGGCGGCGGACTGGACGCCGCGCTGCACCTGGAGCGGTTCGCGGTGTCGCGGGCCGCGCCACACGGCGCGGGCGGTGCGGTCACCTTCGAGCGCAGCGGCAAGACGGTCGTCGCCGACGCGGCCACCTCGCTGATGGACGCGGGGGAGCAGGCGGGCGTGCAGATGCCGTTCGGCTGCCGAATGGGTATCTGTCAGACATGCGTGGTCGGTCTGGTCGACGGACACGTGCGTGACCTGCGGACCGGCGTCGAGCATGAGCCGGGTACCAGGGTGCAAACCTGCGTGTCGGCCGCGTCCGGCGACTGCGTGTTGGACATCTGA
- a CDS encoding DUF6912 family protein, with protein MRVYIPATLGMLRQLVSEGELFPVSGTAFAVTPTLREAYAEGDDDELAEVALGEAARASVRLLAAESSADDGADGAATAAEPTDAERSLPLRRAVLVADIEPVTVRPDLDDAVVRVGAPCRIDAVVAAYVDNAAAEPAVRAAMAVIDEADLGDEDAELTVGDALDHDLAWYATQELPFLLDLL; from the coding sequence ATGCGGGTCTACATCCCGGCGACGCTGGGCATGCTGCGCCAACTGGTGTCCGAGGGCGAGTTGTTTCCGGTCAGCGGCACGGCGTTCGCGGTGACCCCGACGCTGCGGGAGGCCTACGCCGAAGGCGACGACGACGAGCTCGCCGAGGTGGCGTTGGGGGAGGCGGCCCGGGCGTCGGTGCGGCTGCTGGCCGCCGAGTCGAGCGCCGACGACGGCGCCGACGGTGCCGCGACGGCCGCGGAGCCGACGGACGCCGAACGCTCCTTGCCGTTGCGGCGGGCGGTGCTCGTGGCCGACATCGAGCCGGTGACGGTCCGGCCGGACCTCGACGACGCGGTGGTGCGGGTGGGCGCGCCCTGCCGCATCGATGCGGTGGTGGCGGCCTACGTCGACAATGCGGCCGCGGAGCCGGCCGTCCGCGCGGCGATGGCGGTCATCGACGAGGCGGATCTCGGCGACGAGGATGCCGAACTGACCGTGGGCGATGCGCTGGACCACGATCTGGCCTGGTACGCCACGCAGGAGCTGCCGTTTCTGCTCGACCTGCTCTAG
- a CDS encoding wax ester/triacylglycerol synthase family O-acyltransferase: MVTRLSGADASFYQLENSSTPMYVGSLSILRRPRSGLSYETLLDTVEQRLPQVPRYRQKVREITLGLARPVWIDDPDFDITYHIRRSALPSPGNDAQLHDLVARLGSRPLDKTRPLWEMYLVEGLSGNRIALYTKSHQALVNGMAALEIGHVIADRTRKPPAFGEDIWIPAREPGTAALVLGAVGDWFSGPRQQLAAVQSAVTGIVTNSDQLVDTGRRLADMARTVARGTAPSSPLNTRVSRNRRFTVASGSLADYRRLRARYDCDVNDVILAVVAGALRNWLLSRGEPVTPTSTVRAMAPMSVYPELDDDGAAGPGQAISEVTPFLVDLPVGEGNAVVRLSQIAHATESHPTAPSLVDARTIVTLSGFAPPTLHAMGIRVATSFAARMFNLLITNVPGAQSQMYVAGAKLLETYAVPPLLRNQVLAIGVTSYCGTVYFGINADREAMSDVEVLPALLREALEELLEAAQ, translated from the coding sequence ATGGTGACGAGGTTGTCGGGAGCGGATGCGTCCTTCTATCAACTCGAGAACAGTTCGACGCCGATGTACGTCGGATCGTTGTCGATATTGCGCAGGCCGCGCTCCGGCCTGAGCTACGAGACGTTGCTGGACACCGTCGAGCAGCGCCTGCCCCAGGTTCCCCGGTACCGCCAGAAGGTCCGGGAGATCACCCTGGGCCTGGCGCGGCCGGTGTGGATCGACGACCCCGATTTCGACATCACCTATCACATCCGCCGCTCGGCGTTGCCGTCCCCGGGCAACGACGCGCAGCTGCACGACCTGGTGGCCCGGCTGGGGTCCCGCCCGCTGGACAAGACCCGGCCGCTGTGGGAGATGTACCTGGTCGAGGGCCTGTCGGGCAATCGCATCGCGCTGTACACCAAGAGTCACCAGGCGCTGGTCAACGGCATGGCGGCGCTGGAGATCGGGCATGTGATCGCCGACCGGACCCGCAAGCCACCGGCGTTTGGCGAGGACATCTGGATTCCGGCGCGCGAGCCCGGCACCGCCGCGCTGGTGCTCGGCGCCGTGGGGGACTGGTTCTCCGGGCCGCGGCAGCAGCTGGCGGCGGTGCAGTCCGCGGTCACCGGGATCGTCACGAACTCCGATCAGCTCGTCGACACCGGCCGGCGACTCGCGGACATGGCCCGCACCGTGGCCCGCGGTACGGCGCCCAGCAGCCCGTTGAACACCCGGGTGTCGCGCAACCGGCGGTTCACCGTGGCCAGCGGCAGCCTCGCCGACTATCGACGGCTGCGGGCGCGCTACGACTGCGACGTCAACGACGTGATCCTGGCGGTGGTCGCCGGGGCGCTGCGCAACTGGTTGCTGTCCCGGGGCGAGCCCGTCACGCCCACCTCGACGGTGCGCGCGATGGCGCCGATGTCGGTCTACCCGGAGCTGGACGACGACGGTGCGGCCGGCCCGGGGCAGGCGATCAGCGAGGTCACGCCCTTCCTCGTCGACCTGCCCGTCGGGGAGGGCAACGCGGTGGTACGACTGTCCCAGATTGCGCATGCCACCGAGTCGCACCCGACCGCGCCCAGCCTCGTCGATGCGCGCACCATCGTGACGCTGTCGGGATTCGCGCCACCGACCTTGCACGCCATGGGAATCCGCGTGGCGACCAGCTTCGCCGCGCGGATGTTCAACCTGCTGATCACCAACGTGCCGGGCGCGCAGAGCCAGATGTACGTGGCGGGCGCCAAGCTGCTCGAGACCTATGCGGTGCCGCCGCTGCTGCGCAACCAGGTGCTCGCCATCGGGGTGACGTCGTACTGCGGCACGGTGTACTTCGGAATCAACGCCGACCGGGAGGCGATGAGCGACGTCGAGGTGCTGCCCGCGCTGCTGCGCGAGGCCCTCGAGGAACTCCTGGAAGCCGCGCAGTAG
- a CDS encoding Rv3235 family protein: MTVASSTAAAIPPAIVIPVIDYEPAIGAAGGAAAPALASPSPARPGRAPRLEALPPGPRPPSRHFAAAAAFADAALRTVLEVIDRRRPPTQLRALMPPGLADSVLAFTRAAGPRRGAAVLRRARVQPCDRDARAFEVAATYSRHNRTHAIACRIEWRGAAPDRWQIVALHIG; the protein is encoded by the coding sequence ATGACCGTTGCGAGCAGTACCGCTGCCGCCATCCCGCCCGCGATCGTCATCCCGGTCATCGACTACGAACCCGCGATCGGCGCGGCGGGAGGCGCCGCCGCACCCGCGCTCGCGTCCCCGAGCCCGGCCCGGCCGGGGCGCGCACCCCGCCTCGAGGCGTTGCCGCCCGGGCCCCGCCCGCCGTCGCGGCATTTCGCTGCCGCGGCGGCCTTCGCCGACGCGGCGCTGCGCACGGTGCTCGAGGTGATCGACCGGCGCCGGCCGCCGACGCAACTGCGGGCGCTGATGCCGCCCGGGCTGGCCGACTCGGTGCTCGCCTTCACCCGTGCCGCGGGTCCGCGGCGCGGTGCGGCGGTCCTGCGCCGGGCCCGGGTGCAGCCCTGCGACCGCGACGCGCGGGCCTTCGAGGTCGCCGCCACCTACTCCCGGCACAACCGCACGCATGCGATCGCGTGCCGCATCGAATGGCGCGGGGCGGCGCCGGACCGCTGGCAGATCGTCGCGCTGCACATCGGCTGA
- the secA gene encoding preprotein translocase subunit SecA, whose translation MLSKLLRLGEGRMVKRLKGVADYVNTLSDDVEKLTDDELRAKTDEFKRRIAAGTTLDDLLPEAFAVAREAAWRVLSQRPFDVQVMGGAALHFGNVAEMKTGEGKTLTCVLPAYLNALSGKGVHVVTVNDYLAKRDSEWMGRVHRFLGLDVGVILSQMTPVERRAAYGADITYGTNNEFGFDYLRDNMTHSVDDMVQRGHNFAVVDEVDSILIDEARTPLIISGPADGGAAHWYTEFARIVPLMEKDTHYEVDLRKRTIGVHELGVEFVEDQLGIENLYEAANSPLVSYLNNAIKAKELFHRDKDYIVRNGEVVIVDEFTGRVLTGRRYNEGMHQAIEAKEHVEIKAENQTLATITLQNYFRLYDKLSGMTGTAQTEAAELHEIYKLGVVPIPTNRPMVRVDQSDLIYKTEEAKYIAVVDDVTERYEKGQPVLIGTTSVERSEYLSRQFTKRRIPHNVLNAKFHEQEANIIAEAGRRGAITVATNMAGRGTDIVLGGNPDFLADKRLRERGLDPVETPEEYEAAWDEVLETIKAEAAEEADQVRAAGGLYVLGTERHESRRIDNQLRGRSGRQGDPGESRFYLSLGDELMRRFNGATLESLLTRLNLPDDVPIEAKMVTRAIKSAQTQVEQQNFEVRKNVLKYDEVMNQQRKVIYAERRRILEGEDLQQQAHDMMVDVITAYVDGATAEGYAEDWDLEKLWEALKTLYPVGIDHRTLLDSDAIGEPGELTRDELLEALLDDAKAAYARREAELEELAGEGAMRQLERNVLLNVIDRKWREHLYEMDYLKEGIGLRAMAQRDPLVEYQREGYDMFRAMLDALKEESVGFLFNVQVEAAPAPAVAPVQAPAGLAALAEQAAPAGGDSAPAPADGERQAAPVGLRAKGIDNGESAPALTYTGPAEDGEAAVQRSGGPQRPAATAGAGGTRRERREAARKAAKASRKG comes from the coding sequence GTGCTGTCTAAGCTGCTGCGCCTTGGTGAAGGTCGCATGGTCAAGCGCCTCAAGGGGGTGGCTGACTACGTCAACACCTTGTCGGACGACGTCGAGAAGCTCACCGACGACGAACTGCGCGCCAAGACCGACGAGTTCAAGCGGCGGATCGCCGCTGGTACCACCCTCGACGACCTGCTCCCCGAGGCCTTCGCGGTGGCCCGCGAGGCGGCCTGGCGAGTGCTGTCCCAGCGCCCGTTCGACGTGCAGGTGATGGGCGGTGCGGCGCTGCACTTCGGCAACGTGGCCGAGATGAAGACCGGTGAGGGCAAGACGCTGACCTGTGTGCTGCCGGCGTACCTGAACGCGCTCAGCGGCAAGGGCGTGCACGTCGTCACGGTCAACGACTACCTGGCCAAGCGCGACAGCGAGTGGATGGGCCGCGTGCACCGGTTCCTGGGCCTGGACGTCGGGGTGATCCTGTCGCAGATGACCCCGGTGGAGCGCCGGGCGGCCTATGGCGCCGACATCACCTACGGCACCAACAACGAGTTCGGGTTCGACTACCTGCGCGACAACATGACCCATTCGGTCGACGACATGGTCCAGCGCGGCCACAACTTCGCGGTGGTCGACGAGGTGGACTCCATCCTGATCGACGAGGCCCGGACCCCGCTGATCATCTCCGGGCCGGCCGACGGCGGCGCGGCGCACTGGTACACCGAGTTCGCTCGCATCGTGCCGCTGATGGAGAAGGACACCCATTACGAGGTGGACCTGCGTAAGCGCACCATCGGCGTGCACGAGCTCGGCGTCGAGTTCGTCGAGGATCAACTCGGCATCGAGAACCTCTACGAGGCCGCCAACTCCCCGCTGGTGAGCTACCTGAACAACGCCATCAAGGCCAAGGAGCTGTTCCACCGCGACAAGGACTACATCGTCCGCAACGGCGAGGTCGTCATCGTCGACGAGTTCACCGGCCGCGTGCTGACCGGCCGGCGCTACAACGAGGGCATGCACCAGGCCATCGAGGCCAAGGAGCACGTGGAGATCAAGGCCGAGAACCAGACCCTGGCCACGATCACGCTGCAGAACTACTTCCGGCTCTACGACAAGCTCTCCGGCATGACGGGTACCGCCCAGACCGAGGCGGCCGAGCTGCACGAGATCTACAAGCTGGGCGTGGTGCCGATCCCCACCAACCGGCCGATGGTCCGCGTCGACCAGTCCGACCTGATCTACAAGACCGAGGAAGCCAAGTACATCGCCGTCGTCGACGACGTCACCGAGCGCTACGAGAAGGGCCAGCCGGTCCTGATCGGCACCACCAGCGTGGAGCGCTCGGAGTATCTGTCGCGGCAGTTCACCAAGCGCCGCATCCCGCACAACGTGCTCAACGCGAAGTTCCACGAACAAGAGGCGAACATCATCGCCGAGGCCGGTCGGCGGGGCGCGATCACCGTCGCGACCAACATGGCCGGTCGTGGTACCGACATCGTGCTCGGCGGCAACCCGGACTTCCTGGCCGACAAGCGGCTGCGGGAACGCGGCCTGGATCCGGTCGAGACGCCCGAGGAGTACGAGGCCGCCTGGGACGAGGTGCTCGAGACCATCAAGGCCGAGGCCGCCGAGGAGGCAGACCAGGTGCGGGCCGCCGGCGGGCTCTATGTGCTGGGCACCGAACGGCACGAGTCGCGCCGCATCGACAACCAGCTACGCGGCCGCTCGGGCCGGCAGGGCGACCCGGGCGAATCCCGCTTCTATCTCTCGCTCGGTGACGAGTTGATGCGGCGGTTCAATGGCGCCACGCTGGAGTCGTTGCTGACCCGGCTCAACCTGCCCGACGATGTGCCGATCGAGGCCAAGATGGTCACCCGCGCCATCAAGAGCGCCCAGACGCAGGTCGAGCAGCAGAACTTCGAGGTCCGCAAGAACGTCCTGAAGTACGACGAGGTGATGAACCAGCAGCGCAAGGTCATCTACGCCGAGCGCCGCCGGATCCTCGAGGGCGAGGACCTGCAGCAGCAGGCGCACGACATGATGGTCGACGTCATCACCGCCTACGTGGACGGCGCCACCGCCGAGGGTTACGCCGAGGATTGGGACCTCGAGAAGCTCTGGGAGGCGCTCAAGACGCTGTATCCGGTGGGCATCGACCACCGCACGCTGCTGGACTCCGATGCCATCGGGGAGCCCGGCGAGCTGACCCGCGACGAACTGCTGGAGGCGTTGCTCGACGACGCGAAGGCGGCCTACGCGCGCCGGGAAGCCGAACTCGAGGAACTCGCCGGCGAGGGCGCGATGCGCCAACTCGAACGCAACGTGTTGCTCAACGTGATCGACCGCAAGTGGCGTGAACACCTCTACGAGATGGACTACCTCAAGGAGGGCATCGGCCTGCGCGCGATGGCCCAGCGCGATCCGTTGGTCGAGTACCAGCGCGAGGGCTACGACATGTTCCGGGCGATGCTCGACGCGCTCAAGGAAGAGTCGGTGGGCTTCCTGTTCAACGTGCAAGTCGAGGCGGCGCCGGCTCCGGCGGTGGCCCCCGTGCAGGCCCCGGCGGGGCTGGCCGCGTTGGCCGAGCAGGCGGCGCCCGCGGGCGGCGACAGCGCCCCGGCCCCGGCGGACGGCGAACGCCAGGCCGCGCCGGTGGGCTTGCGCGCCAAGGGAATCGACAACGGTGAGTCGGCGCCCGCGTTGACCTACACCGGTCCCGCCGAGGACGGCGAGGCCGCGGTGCAGCGTTCCGGCGGGCCGCAGCGCCCCGCCGCGACGGCGGGTGCCGGCGGCACCCGGCGGGAGCGCCGCGAGGCCGCCCGCAAGGCCGCGAAGGCGTCGCGCAAGGGCTGA